A single genomic interval of Candidatus Uhrbacteria bacterium harbors:
- the mrdA gene encoding penicillin-binding protein 2, protein MSALFRFGSHGGGADVVRQEAFALSPDVLCDTHGASLAPRAFGLRQYLFALVLVGVACAVLLGRAAYLQVFRGASFRVVAEENRTRLIVFPAERGVIYSADKTLLARNEPSFTLFVTPDDLPEDLEERRRVIEEAAGMVSIAPPEIEFALAEFPDAAGEAIPVTGEITYERAVRFLVAEERLPGLSMRMETRRAYATSALRSLSHVLGYTGFISQEEYTTRRSQGYRRVDRVGKTGVEATYEEALHGVHGARVVEVDARGNETRLIRFEPAQNGSNLSLSIDAGLTGFIENRLEEFFRRSGLNRASVIALDPRDGAVRALVSLPSYDNNLFSGRVSPDMYNELSLDPDHPLFSRAVSGEFPPGSTFKPTVAAVALYDGVIDERTSFLSTGGVRIGEWFFPDWKAGGHGVTDVRKALAESVNTFFYAVGGGLGEFRGLGIERLREAVRAFGFGQTLQADLPGEAEGFLPSKTWKESAKGERWYIGDTYHAAIGQGDVLVTPLQMAVATATIANGGVRYAPHVVSSLERDGVETSVEPAVVERLAGYEEALRVVREGMRQAVTVGSARMLESLPVAVAAKTGTAQTPGDKPTHAWFTSFGPYEAPELVVTVLIEEGGEGSAVAAPLARDIYAWWSANRGFSNDLDDIFERR, encoded by the coding sequence ATGAGCGCGCTTTTTCGTTTTGGATCACACGGCGGAGGGGCCGACGTTGTGCGTCAAGAGGCGTTTGCGCTGTCTCCGGATGTTCTCTGCGATACGCATGGAGCTTCTCTTGCGCCGCGAGCGTTTGGTCTTCGGCAGTACCTATTTGCACTTGTGCTTGTGGGGGTAGCGTGTGCCGTTTTGCTTGGGCGGGCCGCCTATCTGCAAGTTTTTCGCGGAGCGAGTTTCCGCGTTGTAGCCGAAGAAAACCGCACGCGACTCATCGTCTTTCCGGCGGAGCGTGGCGTGATTTATTCTGCCGACAAAACACTCCTTGCGCGCAACGAACCTTCCTTCACGCTTTTCGTCACGCCCGATGACCTTCCGGAGGACCTTGAGGAGAGGCGTCGAGTGATTGAAGAGGCAGCAGGGATGGTCAGCATTGCGCCACCGGAGATTGAATTTGCTTTGGCAGAGTTTCCCGACGCGGCAGGCGAGGCCATCCCGGTGACAGGAGAGATTACCTATGAACGAGCGGTTCGCTTTCTTGTGGCCGAGGAGCGCCTCCCCGGCCTTTCCATGCGCATGGAGACGCGGCGCGCCTATGCGACATCGGCACTTCGGTCGCTTTCGCATGTGCTTGGGTACACGGGTTTCATTTCGCAAGAGGAGTATACAACGCGGCGGTCACAGGGGTATCGGCGCGTGGACCGTGTCGGAAAAACAGGGGTGGAAGCGACGTATGAGGAGGCTTTGCACGGAGTGCATGGGGCACGTGTGGTGGAGGTGGATGCGCGCGGAAATGAGACGCGATTGATTCGTTTTGAGCCCGCACAAAATGGCAGCAACCTTTCTCTCTCGATTGACGCAGGACTTACGGGATTTATCGAGAATCGTTTAGAAGAGTTTTTCCGTCGAAGCGGCCTCAATCGCGCGTCGGTGATTGCGCTTGATCCTCGGGACGGCGCGGTGCGAGCACTTGTCTCGCTTCCAAGTTATGACAACAACCTTTTCTCGGGGCGCGTCTCGCCGGATATGTATAACGAGCTTTCCCTTGATCCAGACCATCCGCTTTTTTCTCGCGCGGTATCAGGGGAATTTCCCCCTGGTTCAACATTCAAGCCGACCGTGGCTGCGGTGGCGCTTTATGACGGAGTGATTGACGAGCGCACAAGTTTTCTTTCCACCGGCGGAGTGCGTATTGGGGAATGGTTTTTCCCGGATTGGAAGGCCGGCGGTCATGGGGTGACAGATGTGCGCAAAGCTCTTGCCGAATCCGTCAACACATTCTTCTATGCGGTGGGCGGGGGGCTTGGGGAATTTCGTGGACTAGGGATTGAGCGATTGAGGGAAGCGGTACGCGCGTTTGGGTTTGGGCAGACGCTTCAAGCGGATCTCCCCGGGGAGGCAGAGGGGTTCTTACCAAGCAAAACGTGGAAAGAATCTGCAAAGGGAGAGCGGTGGTATATTGGAGACACGTATCACGCGGCCATCGGACAGGGAGACGTTCTTGTGACGCCGCTTCAGATGGCAGTTGCCACAGCGACGATTGCCAACGGCGGGGTGCGTTATGCGCCGCACGTGGTATCTTCGTTAGAACGCGACGGCGTAGAGACCTCCGTGGAGCCAGCGGTAGTGGAACGCCTTGCGGGATACGAAGAAGCGCTGCGCGTTGTTCGAGAGGGGATGCGTCAAGCGGTGACAGTAGGGAGCGCCAGAATGCTTGAAAGCTTGCCTGTGGCTGTTGCCGCAAAGACAGGCACGGCACAGACGCCGGGTGACAAGCCAACGCATGCGTGGTTTACGTCGTTTGGACCCTATGAGGCGCCGGAGCTTGTTGTAACGGTACTTATTGAGGAGGGCGGAGAAGGTTCTGCTGTTGCAGCCCCTCTTGCCCGCGATATTTACGCCTGGTGGTCCGCCAACCGCGGGTTTTCAAATGATCTTGACGATATTTTCGAGAGACGATAG
- the greA gene encoding transcription elongation factor GreA, whose protein sequence is MATYLSQEKLDEMKKELEHRSRVQRKEIAERIASAKELGDLSENFEYHEAKEQQAQNESRVVQLQDMIRDVVLVEEKSGGDRIGLGSRFVVSREKTEKTFEIVGANEANPVEGKISNESPIGHAFMGKRVGENVTIDIPSGNVSYTIVKIL, encoded by the coding sequence ATGGCCACCTACCTTAGCCAAGAAAAACTTGATGAGATGAAAAAGGAGCTCGAGCATCGCTCGCGCGTGCAGAGAAAGGAAATTGCCGAGCGTATTGCGTCGGCAAAAGAACTCGGCGATCTTTCCGAGAATTTTGAATACCACGAAGCGAAGGAGCAGCAGGCGCAGAACGAGTCGCGTGTCGTTCAGCTTCAAGATATGATTCGCGACGTCGTGCTTGTAGAGGAAAAATCTGGCGGAGATCGGATTGGACTCGGCAGCCGTTTTGTTGTCTCAAGAGAGAAAACCGAAAAGACATTCGAAATTGTTGGGGCGAACGAAGCGAATCCTGTAGAGGGAAAGATCAGTAATGAATCGCCTATTGGGCACGCGTTTATGGGTAAAAGGGTAGGGGAGAACGTCACCATAGACATCCCCTCCGGAAACGTCTCCTATACCATCGTGAAGATTCTTTAA
- a CDS encoding adenylyltransferase/cytidyltransferase family protein, which yields MAETVVVFGTFDGLHEGHRAFFREAKACADRLVVVVARDVTVQLLKGRPVRYSEQTRMEMVRREPAVDEVRLGDAVLGSYAVLKEVHPRVVAVGYDQDTLLEDLTRWKETHMPDIRLVRLSAYKPEQYKSSLL from the coding sequence ATGGCCGAAACTGTGGTAGTATTTGGAACGTTCGATGGTCTCCATGAGGGGCATCGGGCGTTCTTTCGTGAGGCCAAAGCGTGCGCCGACCGGCTCGTGGTCGTGGTTGCGCGAGACGTCACTGTCCAGCTCCTCAAGGGCCGGCCGGTACGGTATTCTGAACAAACGCGAATGGAGATGGTGAGGCGCGAGCCGGCAGTGGATGAGGTGCGGCTCGGAGACGCGGTGCTTGGCTCCTACGCTGTCCTTAAAGAGGTTCACCCGCGTGTCGTAGCCGTTGGGTACGACCAAGACACTCTTCTGGAAGATCTCACGCGGTGGAAAGAAACGCACATGCCCGACATCCGGCTTGTGAGACTGTCGGCCTATAAACCAGAACAGTACAAATCTTCTCTTCTATGA
- the serS gene encoding serine--tRNA ligase, translating into MIDIALIRKDPARIAEVAQQKGVAVDVDRLLHLDAERRELEGGIAECNRLRKEAAAEKNVARGKELKEQLSQKEKELKEIEPELQALLLSIPNLPSDDTPIGSDESANVVLRTVGEPRALSFKPKDHMELGISLGLIDTARAADISGTRFGYLFGDAVLLQFALMRFAFETLTNQRALADIIAKAGLSVLATPFTPVVPPVFIKPEVFQKMGRLEPKEERYYIPSDNQFLIGSAEHTLGPLHMDETIPVEKLPLRYVGYSTSFRREAGSYGKDTHGILRVHQFDKVEMESFTAPGDGLAEQDFFVAIQEHLVTSLGLPYRVILCSTGDQGTPDARHLDVEVWMPGEGKYRETHSADYMTDYQARRLGTRVKDGGGMTYAHMNDATVFAIGRMLIAILENGQQEDGRVRVPDALQKFVGKEVIG; encoded by the coding sequence ATGATTGACATTGCTCTTATCCGAAAAGACCCAGCGCGCATCGCGGAGGTCGCACAGCAAAAAGGGGTTGCGGTAGACGTAGACCGCCTTCTGCATTTGGATGCGGAGCGCCGTGAGTTGGAAGGCGGAATCGCCGAGTGTAATCGTCTGCGTAAAGAGGCCGCGGCGGAAAAGAACGTGGCGCGCGGGAAAGAACTTAAGGAGCAGCTTTCACAAAAGGAAAAAGAGTTGAAAGAAATTGAGCCGGAACTCCAAGCGCTTTTACTTTCTATTCCGAATCTTCCCTCTGATGATACGCCGATTGGTTCGGATGAGTCCGCAAATGTGGTTCTCCGTACGGTGGGAGAGCCCAGGGCGCTCTCGTTTAAACCGAAAGATCATATGGAGCTTGGGATATCGCTTGGACTTATTGATACCGCGCGCGCCGCGGATATTTCGGGAACACGTTTTGGTTACCTTTTTGGTGATGCCGTCCTCTTACAGTTTGCACTTATGAGGTTTGCTTTTGAGACGCTGACGAACCAAAGAGCGCTTGCGGACATCATCGCAAAGGCGGGGCTATCTGTTCTGGCAACACCGTTTACTCCCGTTGTGCCGCCCGTGTTTATCAAGCCGGAAGTGTTTCAAAAAATGGGGCGGCTCGAGCCAAAGGAGGAACGGTACTATATTCCTTCAGACAATCAGTTTTTAATCGGGAGTGCAGAGCATACACTCGGACCTCTGCACATGGATGAAACAATTCCTGTCGAAAAACTTCCTCTTCGTTACGTGGGATACTCGACAAGTTTTCGTCGTGAAGCGGGGTCGTATGGAAAGGATACGCACGGCATTTTACGCGTGCACCAATTCGACAAAGTAGAGATGGAATCGTTTACGGCACCCGGGGATGGACTTGCCGAGCAAGATTTTTTTGTTGCGATTCAAGAGCATCTCGTGACCTCTCTTGGCCTGCCGTACCGCGTCATTCTGTGCTCAACCGGAGATCAAGGCACACCGGATGCGCGGCATCTCGATGTAGAGGTATGGATGCCTGGGGAAGGGAAGTACCGTGAGACGCATTCAGCCGACTACATGACGGATTACCAAGCGCGACGGCTCGGTACACGCGTAAAGGATGGTGGAGGAATGACGTATGCGCATATGAATGATGCTACGGTTTTTGCTATCGGCCGCATGCTCATCGCCATCTTGGAGAATGGCCAGCAGGAAGATGGGCGAGTGCGTGTGCCAGACGCGCTTCAGAAATTTGTGGGCAAGGAGGTTATTGGGTAG
- the alr gene encoding alanine racemase, giving the protein MHAYRTWIEVSSSALAHNVRALSSCLSPDVQMIAIVKADAYGHGLREVAGLLWREGVRVFGVDSLEEALVVRECLPQATVIILGFVPDSSLPLVVSHHLHIGMYDLEQVRLLEEAAAGAEESVSVHIKIETGTARQGIFPEDISTWMDALALCPHVRVAGMYTHLARAEEIGHPMTQRQVDVLYATVGKVADRLPNLLFVHAASAAAVLAFPHAHGTAVRPGLSLYGYWPEETFEQSVRLKHPSLTLTPALSWYSRIAQVKDYPAGTPVGYGGSEVLNRPTRLAVVPVGYYDGYDRRLSSKGEVLVRGERCRVIGRVCMNMMMVDASRVPSPVRGENVTLLGTSGAHKVWADELAKRSGTITWEILARLSSHLPRLIVP; this is encoded by the coding sequence ATGCATGCGTATCGCACATGGATAGAAGTGAGTTCGTCGGCGCTCGCGCACAATGTCCGGGCGCTCTCGTCTTGTTTATCGCCTGATGTCCAGATGATTGCGATTGTAAAGGCAGATGCCTATGGGCACGGGTTGAGAGAAGTCGCAGGACTGCTTTGGCGGGAAGGGGTGCGCGTGTTTGGAGTGGATTCTCTTGAAGAAGCTCTTGTTGTGCGCGAATGCCTTCCTCAAGCAACCGTTATCATTTTAGGATTCGTTCCAGACAGCTCTCTTCCTCTTGTTGTCTCCCATCACCTTCACATCGGTATGTATGATCTTGAGCAAGTTCGTTTGCTCGAGGAGGCTGCGGCGGGAGCGGAGGAGTCTGTCTCTGTGCATATAAAAATTGAAACGGGGACAGCTCGACAGGGAATTTTTCCTGAAGACATCTCCACGTGGATGGATGCGCTTGCCCTCTGCCCCCATGTACGTGTGGCAGGGATGTACACGCATCTGGCTCGTGCGGAGGAGATCGGGCACCCGATGACACAAAGGCAAGTCGACGTGCTTTACGCGACAGTGGGGAAGGTGGCGGATCGATTGCCAAACCTCTTGTTTGTTCACGCGGCCTCGGCAGCCGCCGTTCTGGCATTTCCCCATGCGCACGGCACGGCGGTGCGCCCTGGCCTTAGTCTTTACGGCTATTGGCCAGAAGAAACATTTGAGCAGTCCGTGCGACTCAAACATCCGTCGCTCACTCTCACGCCCGCTTTGAGTTGGTACTCTCGCATTGCCCAGGTGAAAGATTATCCGGCGGGCACGCCTGTAGGTTACGGGGGTTCAGAGGTGTTGAATCGGCCCACGCGCCTTGCGGTGGTTCCGGTTGGATACTACGATGGGTATGACCGACGGCTCTCCTCGAAGGGAGAAGTTTTGGTGCGTGGAGAGCGATGTCGTGTCATTGGACGCGTGTGCATGAACATGATGATGGTGGATGCCTCCCGTGTGCCTTCGCCTGTCCGCGGAGAGAATGTGACTTTGCTTGGGACGAGTGGAGCGCATAAAGTCTGGGCTGATGAACTTGCCAAACGTTCCGGCACCATCACGTGGGAAATCCTCGCGCGGCTCTCCTCGCACCTCCCACGGCTCATCGTGCCTTAG
- a CDS encoding peptidoglycan DD-metalloendopeptidase family protein translates to MILYRVFFASMVLSLVFTKGVFAQTEDITVIENAIREKRENLSGVNERIEALEKELTTIQKHARTLETQMAVLENRLAKIELDIEATELKKSTLTDELTLIEEEIELLRERGEGEKASLRATLRAIQASDKQSRLFLLVQTKTFSEFFERVRHYEELNRRLAETLEETKTLTSETESYKEEREERLGQAQKLAEDLDVQKGSLAREEIAKQSLITATRDSESEYQGLIAELAREQNAIEREIASLQDDIEARLRGQDGGELGGKFSWPLPISSRRITTTFRDPSYPFRRLFEHSGLDIATPQGSDVYAAAPGVVAWTRQGRLYGNYLMIIHTDGMATLYAHLSGFEVVADQFVSRGQVIAKSGGARGTRGAGLSTGPHLHFEIRKGGIPIDPWPLIAAP, encoded by the coding sequence ATGATACTTTACCGAGTCTTTTTTGCCTCGATGGTTCTCTCCCTTGTGTTCACGAAGGGAGTTTTTGCGCAGACGGAGGACATCACGGTTATCGAGAACGCTATTCGCGAAAAGCGCGAGAATCTTTCTGGCGTGAACGAACGTATTGAGGCGCTGGAAAAAGAACTCACGACCATTCAAAAGCATGCGCGGACATTAGAGACTCAAATGGCTGTGCTTGAAAACCGGTTGGCAAAAATTGAGCTTGACATTGAGGCAACGGAATTGAAAAAATCCACTCTCACGGACGAGCTTACGTTGATTGAAGAAGAGATTGAACTTTTACGAGAACGCGGGGAAGGAGAGAAGGCATCGCTCCGTGCGACTCTACGAGCTATTCAAGCGTCGGACAAGCAAAGCCGGCTTTTTCTCCTCGTGCAGACAAAGACGTTCTCTGAATTTTTTGAGCGCGTACGGCACTACGAAGAACTTAATCGCCGTCTTGCAGAGACGCTCGAAGAGACAAAAACACTGACAAGCGAGACAGAATCCTACAAAGAGGAGCGGGAAGAACGATTGGGACAGGCACAGAAACTTGCGGAAGACCTTGACGTGCAAAAGGGGAGTTTGGCGCGCGAAGAGATAGCAAAGCAGTCTCTCATCACAGCAACGCGCGATTCCGAATCCGAATACCAGGGACTCATTGCGGAGCTTGCGCGCGAGCAAAATGCCATCGAGCGTGAGATTGCCAGTCTGCAGGACGATATCGAAGCGCGTTTGCGCGGTCAAGATGGCGGCGAGCTTGGAGGCAAGTTCAGCTGGCCTCTCCCGATATCGTCCCGTCGTATCACAACCACATTCCGCGACCCGTCCTATCCCTTTAGACGTCTGTTTGAGCACTCCGGTCTGGATATTGCCACTCCGCAAGGAAGTGACGTGTATGCAGCCGCGCCGGGTGTTGTGGCGTGGACGCGGCAGGGAAGACTCTATGGGAATTACCTTATGATCATCCACACGGACGGTATGGCAACGCTCTATGCGCATCTGTCCGGTTTTGAAGTCGTCGCTGACCAATTCGTTTCACGCGGGCAAGTGATCGCTAAATCCGGTGGCGCGCGCGGGACACGCGGAGCCGGCCTCTCAACAGGCCCGCACCTCCACTTTGAGATTCGCAAAGGGGGAATCCCCATTGACCCGTGGCCGCTCATTGCGGCTCCATAA
- a CDS encoding glutamate--tRNA ligase, which produces MKPVRTRFAPSPTGYLHIGGLRTALYAYFFARQHQGSLVFRIEDTDRERYIPGATEALIRTLDVMGISYDEGPVLDDKGDIAEKGSFGPYIQSKRLDTYKQWAEELLRVGSAYRCFCSAERLETMRREQTLAKRMTKYDRTCLHLSKEESDRRAGAGESYVIRLLVPDGETIFEDVVYGAMKFPNADVDDQVLLKSDGFPTYHLAVVVDDHFMEISHVLRGEDWISSTPKQIMLYAALGWEAPTFAHLPNLLNADRTKLSKRQGDVAVEDYLKRGYLPAALNNFVATLGFNPKSDQEIYSTEELTALFDLSRVNRAGAVVNYEKLDWVNAHYLRHLNIEELARAVHPFSETLDFQNPVLLRALTVERERATTLAELPGRLGPYLEPLDYDPGLLVWRKSTREDAVAQLGRLVEHLSTVADEIFSEVLALENNVQTYLAANQLDRGGVLWPMRVALSGKAQSPSPYELAWVFGKLETLYRLEEARKRLA; this is translated from the coding sequence ATGAAACCGGTTCGCACACGTTTTGCTCCTTCTCCCACGGGCTATCTGCACATTGGCGGACTCCGCACTGCACTCTACGCCTATTTTTTTGCGCGCCAACATCAGGGATCGCTCGTTTTCCGCATCGAAGACACCGATCGCGAGCGCTACATCCCCGGAGCAACCGAAGCGCTTATCCGCACGCTTGACGTGATGGGAATTTCCTACGACGAGGGACCGGTCCTCGACGACAAGGGAGACATCGCAGAGAAAGGATCTTTTGGACCATACATCCAATCAAAACGGCTTGATACCTACAAACAGTGGGCGGAAGAACTGTTGCGCGTGGGCTCGGCGTATCGGTGTTTTTGTTCCGCCGAACGACTAGAGACCATGCGGCGAGAGCAAACGCTGGCAAAGCGCATGACAAAATACGATCGCACATGCCTACACCTCTCAAAAGAAGAATCTGACCGTCGCGCGGGAGCGGGGGAGTCGTATGTCATCCGCCTTCTGGTCCCCGATGGTGAGACAATTTTTGAGGACGTCGTCTACGGCGCCATGAAATTTCCCAACGCCGACGTGGACGACCAAGTTCTCTTAAAATCCGATGGTTTCCCAACCTACCATCTTGCGGTAGTCGTGGATGATCACTTCATGGAGATTTCGCATGTCCTGCGAGGAGAGGACTGGATTTCTTCCACACCTAAGCAAATCATGCTCTACGCGGCTCTTGGGTGGGAGGCCCCGACGTTTGCCCACTTACCGAATTTATTAAATGCCGATCGAACAAAACTCTCCAAACGACAAGGAGACGTGGCGGTGGAGGATTACTTGAAACGCGGGTATCTTCCCGCGGCTTTGAATAACTTTGTCGCCACGCTTGGATTCAATCCAAAATCAGATCAAGAGATTTACTCCACAGAAGAACTTACCGCTCTGTTTGATCTCTCGCGGGTAAACCGCGCCGGCGCCGTTGTGAACTATGAAAAACTCGACTGGGTGAACGCCCACTATCTCCGCCACCTTAATATCGAGGAACTCGCGCGCGCCGTACACCCTTTTTCGGAAACACTGGACTTTCAAAATCCTGTCCTTTTGCGTGCGCTGACAGTCGAGCGCGAACGGGCAACAACCCTTGCCGAATTGCCAGGACGTCTCGGGCCGTATCTTGAACCGCTGGACTACGATCCCGGCCTTCTTGTGTGGAGGAAGTCCACACGTGAGGACGCTGTTGCACAACTCGGAAGACTCGTTGAACATCTTTCCACAGTTGCGGATGAGATATTTTCCGAAGTGTTGGCTCTTGAGAATAACGTGCAGACGTATCTTGCGGCAAACCAGCTTGACCGCGGGGGAGTGCTCTGGCCTATGCGTGTTGCCCTTTCCGGCAAAGCGCAATCCCCAAGCCCGTATGAACTTGCCTGGGTTTTTGGTAAACTAGAGACGCTCTATCGGCTTGAAGAAGCCCGTAAGCGCCTTGCATGA
- a CDS encoding WecB/TagA/CpsF family glycosyltransferase codes for MGINEQSVALLGVGLESITRQEVGGRLFGFLQGTKAALVVTPNPEMLVLAEKDPHFRKVLNSADLRLVDGFGLVLAAFLLGKKLVRFSGVDALHTLARQSARGGKRLLLVGGMHNEDAPRAAENLARMYPGLLARGVGGGPITMDGEVWSGGEEIIRTIHEWQPHILAVSLGHGKQERWLAEHLKSFSSVRVGIGIGGALEFLSGRQTRAPRWMRAFGLEWMYRLLCEPRRFRRIYHAVILFPILVIRSTLRSI; via the coding sequence ATGGGGATAAATGAACAATCTGTGGCTCTTCTTGGCGTAGGGCTCGAGTCTATAACTCGTCAAGAAGTGGGTGGGCGCCTCTTTGGGTTTCTCCAGGGGACGAAAGCCGCGCTTGTCGTCACGCCAAACCCGGAAATGTTAGTTTTGGCCGAAAAAGATCCACATTTCCGCAAGGTGTTGAATTCTGCCGACCTCCGGTTGGTAGACGGTTTTGGTCTTGTCCTCGCCGCATTTTTACTGGGAAAGAAGCTTGTACGCTTTTCAGGTGTTGATGCGCTCCACACTCTTGCTCGTCAATCAGCACGGGGGGGAAAGCGACTTCTGCTTGTCGGTGGGATGCATAATGAGGATGCACCTCGTGCTGCGGAAAATCTCGCCCGAATGTATCCTGGGCTCCTTGCGCGCGGTGTGGGTGGCGGACCTATAACGATGGATGGGGAAGTATGGTCGGGTGGAGAGGAGATTATTCGTACAATCCATGAATGGCAGCCGCATATTCTTGCTGTCTCTCTCGGGCATGGCAAACAAGAGCGGTGGCTCGCGGAGCATCTGAAAAGTTTTTCTTCTGTGCGTGTCGGTATCGGTATCGGCGGAGCTCTGGAATTCCTCTCGGGCCGCCAAACGCGCGCCCCACGTTGGATGCGCGCGTTTGGACTTGAGTGGATGTACCGACTCCTCTGCGAACCACGACGTTTCCGGCGCATCTATCACGCGGTTATTCTCTTTCCAATCCTTGTCATTCGAAGTACACTGCGATCCATATGA